From a region of the Cervus canadensis isolate Bull #8, Minnesota chromosome 33, ASM1932006v1, whole genome shotgun sequence genome:
- the SFT2D1 gene encoding vesicle transport protein SFT2A, with the protein MEKLRRVLSGQDDEEQGLTAQVLDASTLSFNTRLKWFAICFVSGIFFSILGTGLLWLPGGIKLFAVFYTFGNIAALASTCFLMGPVKQLKKMFETTRLLATIFMLLCFVLTLCAALWWHKKGLAVLFCILQFLSMTWYSLSYIPYARDAVIKCCSSLLS; encoded by the exons ATGGAGAAGCTGCGGCGGGTCCTGAGCGGCCAGGACGACGAGGAGCAGGGCCTGACCGCGCAG GTCCTCGATGCCTCGACGCTTAGTTTCAACACCaggctgaagtggtttgccatatGCTTCGTCAGCGGCATCTTCTTCTCCATCCTT GGAACTGGATTGCTGTGGCTCCCTGGAGGCATAAAGCTTTTTGCCGTGTTTTATACCTTTGGAAATATTGCTGCATTAGCCAG TACATGCTTTTTAATGGGACCTGTGAAACAACTGAAGAAAATGTTTGAAACAACGAGATTGCTTGCAACAATTTTTATGCTT CTGTGTTTCGTGCTCACCCTGTGCGCTGCTCTTTGG TGGCATAAGAAGGGGCTGGCCGTATTATTCTGCATATTGCAGTTCCTGTCGATGACCTG GTATAGTCTGTCATACATCCCATATGCAAG ggATGCAGTAATTAAGTGCTGTTCTTCTCTCCTGAGCTGA